One window from the genome of Eucalyptus grandis isolate ANBG69807.140 chromosome 7, ASM1654582v1, whole genome shotgun sequence encodes:
- the LOC104454040 gene encoding uncharacterized protein LOC104454040: MIATAGTGHRWMLKTGSCALLLPPHSSSSPLAKTLPSRPRLFKTRHPISCSRAARERDDADDDAPMGGAGGEAKGSGTTARARRLLKVREEKRRREHEQLHSYPAWAKVLEGACKDDTELRAVLGDSIGNPELMRKRVEERVRKKGRDFRKSKTGSVLAFKVSFRDFNPAESYIWFELYGSPSDREVDLIGSVIQSWYVMGRLGAFNSSNMQLANMSMDYDPLYDADKGANVMPSSFHDISDVEFQDNWGRFWVDLGTSDYFAIDVLLNCLTVLSSEYSGIQQIVFGGRRMGDWEEGMTNPEYGYKYFKI; encoded by the exons ATGATTGCAACTGCCGGTACCGGCCACCGTTGGATGTTGAAGACCGGTTCTTGCGCACTCCTTCTTCCTCCGCACTCCTCCTCTTCCCCTCTCGCCAAGACGCTCCCTTCCCGCCCCCGCCTTTTCAAGACCCGCCACCCCATTTCGTGTTCGCGTGCCGCCCGCGAACGAGACGACGCCGACGACGATGCTCCGATGGGCGGCGCCGGGGGTGAGGCGAAGGGGTCGGGGACCACCGCGAGGGCGCGGAGGCTGCTCAAGGTCCGCGAGGAGAAGCGGAGGCGGGAGCACGAACAGCTGCACAGCTATCCTGCTTGGGCCAA GGTTCTAGAGGGCGCCTGCAAGGACGACACCGAGCTTCGGGCCGTTCTTGGTGATAGCATCGGCAACCCCGAGCTCATGAGGAAAAGG GTTGAAGAACGAGTGAGAAAGAAGGGTCGAGATTTTAGAAAATCAAAGACTGGATCGGTCCTCGCTTTCAAAGTTAGCTTTAGaga TTTCAATCCTGCTGAATCTTACATTTGGTTTGAACTCTATGGATCTCCATCAGACAGGGAGGTTGATCTAATTGGAAGT GTTATTCAATCGTGGTATGTCATGGGGCGCCTGGGTGCCTTCAATTCTTCTAATATGCAG CTGGCAAATATGTCAATGGACTATGATCCTCTCTATGATGCTGATAAGGGTGCAAATGTGATGCCATCATCATTCCATGATATCAGTGATGTGGAGTTTCAGGACAACTGGGGTCGTTTTTG GGTAGACCTCGGTACCTCTGATTACTTTGCTATTGATGTACTCTTAAACTGCTTGACAGTTTTAAGCTCAGA GTACTCAGGCATTCAGCAAATTGTTTTTGGTGGTCGGCGCATGGGTGACTGGGAAGAAGGGATGACCAATCCAGAGTATGGATATAAGTACTTTAAGATTTGA
- the LOC104455775 gene encoding uncharacterized protein LOC104455775, with protein MKSWTNLECLSSSVIPSVAVEEVPRPNVQRASNEESHEQEKDMVDSFRLTDFWQAYEEWSAYGAGVPIVLPTGESTVQYYFPSLSAMQIFTYKKFGKAHPDLKSSKRSGEGSSSSTESEHQTVISDGSKSSSNSPSSGSSKLLHIFANSR; from the exons ATGAAGTCCTGGACAAACTTGGAGTGCCTTAGTTCCTCTGTGATTCCCAGTGTTGCAGTCGAGGAGGTTCCCAGG CCCAATGTGCAACGTGCAAGCAATGAGGAATCCCATGAGCAAGAGAAAGACATGGTGGACTCCTTTCGCCTCACAGATTTCTGGCAAGCTTACGAGGAGTGGAGCGCTTACGGCGCCGGAGTCCCGATCGTGCTGCCTACTGGAGAGTCCACCGTGCAATACTATTTCCCTTCATTGTCCGCGATGCAAATCTTCACTTACAAGAAGTTCGGCAAGGCGCATCCCGATCTCAAATCATCCAA GAGGTCCGGAGAGGGGTCGTCGTCTTCAACTGAGTCCGAGCACCAGACCGTGATCAGTGATGGAAGCAAGAGCAGCTCAAACTCCCCAAGCAGTGGCTCAAGTAAGCTCCTTCACATTTTTGCAAATTCCAGATAA